One Moorella sp. E308F DNA segment encodes these proteins:
- a CDS encoding HAMP domain-containing sensor histidine kinase, whose product MRLRTKILLTVFGIVIFLGLLMVSGTSQVIERALNSQVADKELSLVQVVAEDIANPLLDGDVLVVQRMLEAVVNMNPNNIYAFVTGLPSGMLIHTFPKGFPAGLININPVPPGERSSMRILDSEQGLIRDVGYRILDGLDAELHIGFSQQEVRQATGNLARTVILLMLIGMLTALAVALLLSRRILKPLEKLTLSLRRLGEGYLGETIKVAGNDELGELAVCFNQMSSRLKESIDSLRTSEANYRLLLNKIMTAQESERQRIARELHDETSQSLSALLVGLKTAATMAGQKEEGVENILEELKDGVNQALKELHRIIYDLRPSLLDDLGLIPALRWYLETKLKPTGICLNFNIGGNPGRLQAEIEIAIFRITQEAVTNIIKYASARQVAVELLFLPEEIKLQVKDDGCGFDMEAVMNPRNARRPLGILGMKERARLLGGDLEVRTAVGQGTEINVTLPVSKEEGYNGHQGFDC is encoded by the coding sequence AATTCTTCTGACGGTCTTTGGGATAGTTATTTTTTTAGGGCTGTTGATGGTTTCAGGTACCAGCCAGGTGATTGAAAGGGCTCTAAATAGCCAGGTGGCGGATAAAGAGCTTTCTCTGGTGCAGGTAGTAGCCGAAGATATTGCCAATCCATTGTTGGATGGAGACGTGCTGGTGGTCCAGCGCATGCTGGAAGCGGTCGTAAACATGAACCCTAATAACATTTATGCATTTGTAACCGGTCTGCCCTCCGGGATGCTTATTCACACATTCCCCAAAGGGTTTCCCGCCGGTCTTATTAATATTAACCCGGTACCTCCAGGGGAACGCTCCAGCATGCGGATTTTGGACAGCGAACAGGGGCTTATCCGAGATGTGGGGTATAGAATACTTGACGGCCTGGATGCCGAACTGCATATAGGATTTAGCCAGCAGGAAGTCCGGCAGGCCACCGGTAATTTGGCCAGGACGGTAATTTTATTGATGCTAATCGGCATGTTGACAGCCCTGGCAGTGGCTTTACTTTTAAGCCGGCGGATTCTTAAACCCCTGGAGAAATTGACCCTTTCCCTTCGCCGCCTGGGAGAGGGTTACCTGGGTGAAACGATTAAGGTAGCGGGTAATGATGAATTAGGGGAACTGGCTGTATGTTTTAACCAGATGTCCAGCCGGTTAAAGGAAAGCATAGACAGCTTGAGAACTTCCGAGGCTAATTACCGTTTGCTTTTAAATAAAATTATGACCGCCCAGGAAAGCGAGCGCCAGCGTATCGCCCGCGAACTACATGATGAAACGAGCCAGTCCCTATCTGCCCTCCTGGTCGGACTTAAAACGGCTGCCACTATGGCCGGCCAAAAGGAGGAAGGAGTAGAAAATATCCTGGAAGAGTTAAAGGACGGCGTTAACCAGGCTTTAAAGGAGCTCCACCGCATTATTTATGACCTGCGCCCCAGTTTACTTGATGACCTAGGGCTCATTCCGGCCCTTCGATGGTATTTGGAAACGAAACTAAAGCCTACCGGTATCTGCCTAAACTTTAATATTGGAGGAAATCCCGGGCGCCTGCAGGCGGAAATAGAGATAGCCATTTTCCGGATTACCCAGGAAGCCGTTACCAATATTATTAAATACGCTTCTGCGCGGCAGGTTGCCGTAGAATTGCTTTTCTTACCTGAAGAGATTAAGCTGCAGGTTAAAGATGACGGTTGCGGCTTTGATATGGAGGCGGTGATGAATCCCCGGAATGCGCGCAGGCCTCTAGGGATCCTGGGCATGAAAGAAAGGGCAAGATTATTGGGGGGAGACCTGGAAGTGAGGACCGCCGTCGGGCAGGGTACGGAAATCAATGTAACCTTACCTGTTAGCAAGGAGGAAGGTTATAATGGCCATCAAGGTTTTGATTGTTGA
- a CDS encoding response regulator, translated as MAIKVLIVDDHTLFRAGLKALLSFQEDMQVVGEAGNGEEALKLIRCLRPDIVLLDIAMPGLDGLAVTRQIKDYHEGIKVLILTQHENREYLLPALKMGASGYVLKRAAADELVAAIRSLYAGKAFLDPAITETVLADYRYGGMMEETDELDTLTEREREILILLAQGRTNREIAGLLHISSKTVDFHRTNLMRKLNLHNRIELTKYAWRRGLVKP; from the coding sequence ATGGCCATCAAGGTTTTGATTGTTGATGATCATACCCTCTTCAGGGCCGGCCTGAAAGCACTGCTGTCTTTCCAGGAAGATATGCAGGTAGTCGGTGAAGCTGGTAACGGCGAAGAAGCCTTAAAATTAATCCGTTGCTTGCGTCCGGATATCGTGTTGCTGGATATTGCCATGCCGGGCCTTGACGGCCTGGCCGTAACCCGCCAGATTAAAGATTACCATGAAGGGATAAAAGTATTAATCCTGACCCAGCATGAAAACAGGGAGTATTTGCTTCCGGCACTAAAAATGGGCGCTTCCGGTTACGTGTTGAAGAGGGCGGCTGCCGACGAGCTGGTAGCTGCCATCCGCTCCCTCTATGCCGGCAAGGCCTTCCTGGACCCCGCCATAACGGAAACGGTCCTGGCCGACTACCGTTATGGCGGGATGATGGAAGAGACAGATGAACTTGATACCCTGACCGAGCGGGAGCGGGAAATCTTGATTCTCCTGGCCCAGGGCCGTACTAATCGGGAAATTGCCGGATTGCTGCATATCAGCAGTAAGACCGTAGATTTTCACCGCACCAATCTAATGCGTAAACTTAATTTGCATAACCGCATCGAGTTAACTAAATATGCCTGGCGCCGTGGCCTGGTAAAACCTTAA
- the acs gene encoding acetate--CoA ligase, with product MSKDTRTIEALLKENRTFPPPPAFAAAANARDAGLYKEGEDIEQFWAREAAKLHWFRPWDRVLEWEYPLAWWFNGGTLNVSYNCLDRHLETWRRNKAALIWEGEPGDSVVLTYRDLYREVNKFAAVLRSLGVKRNDRVTIYLPMIPELPIAMLACTRIGAVHNVVFGGFSAAALRDRINDIGAKVLITADGGFRKGRVVALKEHADTALASTPTIEKVIVTKRTGERVNMQPGRDLWWHELMAAAPLYTPPEHMEAEDPLFILHTSGTTGKPKGVVHTTAGYLVGVATTSRYVFDLKDEDVYWCTADIGWITGHSYVVYGPLANGATVLMYEGSPDYPQPDRCWQIIEKYGVTIFYTAPTAIRSFMRAGPVFPARHDLSSLRLLGTVGEPINPEAWMWYYNYIGHRRCPIVDTWWQTETGMILIAPLPGLTPLKPGSACRPFPGVEAAVVDDRGEPVPPGKGGYLVIKKPWPAMMRTIFNDPERYVNQYWNRIPGCYFTGDGARVDEDGYFWLLGRVDDVINVSGHRIGTMEVESALVDHPDVAEAAVISREHEIKGQAIVAFVTVKDGVVATPALARELKEHVVQKIGAMARPEVIFFTAELPKTRSGKIMRRLLRDIAEGRAPGDTSTLADPATVAKLKAAYAEEA from the coding sequence ATGAGTAAAGACACCAGGACCATCGAAGCGCTGCTGAAGGAAAACCGCACTTTTCCTCCCCCGCCGGCCTTTGCTGCTGCAGCCAATGCCAGGGATGCCGGCTTATATAAGGAAGGCGAAGATATAGAACAATTCTGGGCCAGGGAAGCTGCTAAGCTCCACTGGTTCCGGCCCTGGGACCGGGTGCTGGAGTGGGAATATCCACTGGCCTGGTGGTTTAACGGCGGTACCCTCAACGTATCATACAACTGCCTGGACCGGCACTTGGAAACCTGGCGCCGCAATAAGGCGGCCCTTATATGGGAAGGGGAACCGGGCGACTCTGTCGTCCTTACCTACCGTGACCTGTACCGGGAAGTCAACAAGTTCGCCGCCGTCCTTCGTTCGCTGGGAGTTAAGCGCAATGACCGGGTCACCATATATCTACCCATGATCCCGGAACTGCCCATTGCCATGCTTGCCTGCACCCGCATTGGCGCCGTCCACAACGTGGTCTTTGGCGGTTTCAGCGCCGCCGCCCTGCGGGACCGGATTAACGACATCGGCGCCAAAGTGCTGATCACCGCCGACGGCGGCTTCCGTAAAGGCAGAGTAGTTGCTTTAAAGGAACACGCCGATACCGCTTTGGCCTCTACCCCTACTATCGAGAAAGTAATTGTTACCAAACGCACCGGGGAAAGAGTAAATATGCAGCCGGGCCGGGACCTCTGGTGGCATGAACTCATGGCCGCCGCTCCTCTCTATACCCCGCCGGAACACATGGAGGCGGAAGATCCCCTCTTTATCCTCCATACCAGCGGCACCACCGGTAAACCCAAGGGAGTAGTCCATACCACGGCCGGCTACCTGGTCGGCGTTGCCACTACCTCCCGTTACGTCTTCGACCTTAAAGATGAAGACGTCTACTGGTGTACTGCCGACATCGGCTGGATTACCGGCCACAGCTATGTCGTCTACGGTCCCCTGGCCAACGGGGCCACCGTTCTTATGTATGAGGGCAGCCCCGACTATCCCCAGCCGGACCGTTGCTGGCAGATTATTGAGAAATACGGTGTTACTATTTTTTATACCGCACCTACGGCCATCCGCTCCTTTATGCGCGCCGGCCCGGTTTTCCCGGCCCGGCACGACCTCTCCTCCCTGAGGCTACTGGGAACAGTCGGTGAGCCCATTAACCCCGAAGCTTGGATGTGGTACTACAACTATATCGGCCACCGCCGCTGCCCCATTGTCGATACCTGGTGGCAGACGGAAACGGGCATGATCCTCATTGCCCCCCTGCCGGGGTTGACTCCTTTAAAACCCGGATCAGCCTGCCGGCCCTTCCCGGGGGTGGAAGCAGCGGTAGTCGACGACCGGGGCGAACCGGTACCACCGGGTAAAGGCGGCTACCTGGTTATTAAAAAACCCTGGCCGGCTATGATGCGCACCATCTTCAACGACCCCGAGCGCTATGTCAACCAGTACTGGAACCGCATCCCCGGCTGTTACTTTACCGGCGACGGCGCCCGCGTGGACGAAGACGGCTACTTCTGGCTCCTGGGCCGGGTGGATGACGTCATTAACGTCTCCGGCCACCGCATCGGCACCATGGAAGTGGAAAGCGCCCTGGTGGATCACCCTGATGTCGCCGAAGCGGCCGTCATCAGCCGGGAGCATGAAATCAAGGGGCAGGCCATAGTGGCCTTCGTCACGGTCAAGGACGGCGTCGTGGCCACTCCCGCCCTGGCCCGGGAGCTGAAGGAACATGTGGTACAAAAGATCGGCGCCATGGCCAGGCCGGAAGTTATTTTCTTCACCGCCGAATTGCCCAAGACCAGGAGCGGTAAAATCATGCGCCGCCTCCTCAGGGATATTGCCGAGGGCCGCGCCCCGGGGGACACCTCCACCCTAGCCGACCCGGCGACGGTAGCCAAGCTGAAAGCCGCTTATGCCGAGGAAGCGTAG
- a CDS encoding LytR/AlgR family response regulator transcription factor, with product MKLKALIVDDEYPARQELRFMLQEFKDIEVVGEATNAREALNLVSALDYTVLFLDINMPGMNGLELSRAIQKRPNPPFIIFVTAYEEYALQAFEVNAVDYLLKPFDEKRLGQAIEKIRRLVEQRQQQPHQETPAAGDGKGRLNRLPVEKDGKTILLDQNDLIYACTQGDNVYLKTVNEQYLTRFTLKELENRLDPRTFFRCHRCYIVNLTRVREIVPFFNGTYTLIMADKQQSEVPVSRNQARKLKSLLGIN from the coding sequence ATGAAGCTTAAAGCCTTAATAGTCGATGACGAATACCCGGCACGGCAGGAACTGCGCTTTATGCTCCAGGAGTTTAAAGATATAGAAGTGGTGGGCGAGGCCACCAACGCCAGGGAAGCTTTAAACCTCGTCAGCGCCCTTGATTACACCGTGCTTTTCCTGGACATCAACATGCCCGGGATGAACGGTCTGGAACTCTCCCGGGCCATTCAAAAACGCCCCAACCCGCCCTTCATTATCTTTGTCACGGCCTATGAAGAATACGCCCTGCAGGCCTTTGAAGTAAACGCCGTAGATTACCTCTTAAAGCCCTTCGACGAAAAACGTCTGGGCCAGGCCATAGAAAAGATCCGCCGTCTGGTGGAGCAGCGTCAGCAGCAGCCCCATCAAGAAACCCCCGCTGCCGGGGACGGCAAGGGACGCCTCAACCGCCTGCCGGTGGAAAAGGACGGCAAGACCATCCTCCTGGACCAAAACGACCTTATTTATGCCTGCACCCAGGGGGACAATGTATATTTAAAAACGGTAAATGAACAGTACCTTACGCGTTTTACCCTTAAAGAGCTGGAAAACCGTCTGGACCCCCGCACTTTCTTCCGCTGCCACCGCTGCTATATAGTCAACCTGACCAGGGTGAGGGAAATCGTTCCCTTCTTTAACGGCACCTATACCCTGATCATGGCCGACAAGCAGCAGAGCGAGGTGCCCGTTAGCCGCAACCAGGCCCGGAAACTAAAAAGCCTCCTGGGGATTAATTAA
- a CDS encoding molybdopterin-containing oxidoreductase family protein — MENKTGFTLSRRTFLKLSGTLAAGASLGLGSNYLWGLRPARATGEPVPDGVQVKYTACAMCPSECGLEMWVKDGKLIKIYGNEACPYNNGACCAKGAASAQLVYSPERVKYPMIREGERGEGKFRRATWEEAIDYIARKMVAIKKEYGAEAIIMDTGDVTDRDQYWRLFFAFGTPNCVEHGSICDTPRRHGPKLMLGGKRIEPDVMRPVLVRQPDGSLQKDYRYYSKLIIYVGWNPFVATRINYENRGTVGAKVENGCKVIVVDPAHTNTAAQADMWLPIRPGTDPDLFAAMLRYILENDNPHDPNRRYIDWQFKNYSLGWEEFEAAFKSWWSRLDPINNLPYYSLEWAANRTGLPKEKIAEVAHLFGITKPAALVWGMQSPGHHYNGYVASILGTALNIITGNFDVPGGAIDTEITKASKGGKATGKDFKKRKVIRLVNGQEIEAEIEKLHMDAYGDWPAAWDDVVGDYPRRFLEGVTINYGPFKGYKYPIKGFFIRTGNPVITGSATWKWQEALTAKDGNGEYKVSLVVAIDSLFLETGLYADVILPEASFVERMSLSDIYPSHPVLYLRDEVIKPLHECKTPTEIMNMLARRLAELGDPDIKGSDFWEKYRTQEDFVNEMLAPAPGYYNIGEPLPYPNLPYGYKLIGTPDSLEAGRVKIDHDKKEVTGELLTVKWLREHQGVAVWPMSWYRYRKFDPEKGYVPNGIWPPTDSKLIEFKFNRYEQYNKLIDESGVIPLGLRQVGFDRYPSTFYWFETKWNPYTNPKYQKYAAEYPFQLICGRVHHAMSGTQMVPWLSETPVEGTWMPLNNSFQYNIVDAKSGGQYMTVPHTFKPGTWCVGTIMMNIEDGKKLGLKTGDMVVVTNPLGKEVRGKVFLTEGIRPGVIKMGFGTGGRFSSGLGATYHQREYTPNHNELVDPDYLTPIMGMPTYADMIVKITKA, encoded by the coding sequence ATGGAAAACAAAACCGGATTTACCCTTTCCCGGAGAACCTTTCTAAAATTATCCGGTACCCTGGCCGCCGGGGCGAGCCTAGGGTTGGGAAGCAATTACCTCTGGGGTTTGAGGCCCGCCCGGGCGACCGGCGAACCGGTTCCTGATGGTGTCCAGGTTAAATATACTGCCTGTGCTATGTGTCCTTCAGAGTGCGGCTTGGAAATGTGGGTGAAGGACGGTAAACTTATTAAGATTTATGGCAACGAAGCCTGTCCCTATAATAACGGCGCTTGCTGCGCCAAAGGAGCAGCCAGCGCCCAGCTGGTCTATTCGCCGGAGAGGGTCAAATACCCCATGATCCGTGAAGGCGAGCGGGGGGAGGGCAAGTTCCGCCGCGCCACCTGGGAAGAGGCAATTGATTATATTGCCAGGAAGATGGTAGCTATAAAAAAAGAATACGGCGCGGAAGCTATTATCATGGATACCGGCGACGTTACCGACCGGGATCAGTACTGGCGGTTGTTTTTCGCCTTCGGTACGCCCAACTGTGTGGAACACGGCTCGATCTGCGACACTCCCAGACGCCACGGCCCCAAGCTGATGCTGGGCGGCAAGCGCATTGAACCCGACGTCATGCGGCCGGTGCTGGTCCGCCAGCCTGACGGCAGCCTGCAGAAGGATTATCGTTATTACTCCAAATTAATTATCTATGTAGGGTGGAATCCCTTCGTTGCGACCCGGATTAATTACGAAAATAGAGGTACGGTAGGGGCCAAGGTGGAAAACGGCTGCAAGGTTATCGTGGTGGACCCGGCCCATACCAATACCGCCGCCCAGGCCGATATGTGGCTGCCTATCCGGCCCGGGACCGATCCCGACCTCTTTGCTGCTATGCTACGCTATATTTTGGAGAACGACAATCCCCATGATCCCAACCGGCGTTATATCGACTGGCAGTTCAAGAATTATAGCCTTGGCTGGGAAGAATTTGAGGCAGCCTTCAAATCCTGGTGGAGCAGGCTGGATCCCATTAATAATTTACCTTACTACAGTCTGGAATGGGCGGCAAATCGGACCGGGTTACCCAAAGAAAAGATCGCCGAGGTAGCCCACCTTTTCGGTATAACCAAACCGGCGGCCCTGGTGTGGGGCATGCAGAGCCCCGGACACCATTATAACGGCTACGTGGCTTCGATCCTGGGAACGGCCCTTAACATCATTACCGGCAATTTTGACGTACCCGGCGGGGCCATTGATACTGAAATAACCAAAGCCAGCAAAGGCGGCAAAGCTACCGGAAAGGATTTCAAAAAGCGCAAGGTTATACGCCTGGTCAACGGCCAGGAAATTGAAGCCGAAATCGAAAAGCTGCATATGGACGCCTACGGCGACTGGCCGGCGGCCTGGGATGATGTGGTGGGTGATTACCCGCGGCGGTTTTTAGAAGGGGTAACAATAAATTACGGCCCCTTTAAAGGCTATAAGTATCCAATCAAAGGCTTCTTCATCCGGACGGGAAATCCGGTTATTACCGGTTCGGCTACCTGGAAATGGCAGGAGGCGCTGACCGCTAAAGACGGCAACGGGGAATACAAAGTATCCCTGGTGGTGGCCATTGATTCCCTGTTTTTAGAGACCGGTCTTTATGCCGATGTAATTTTACCTGAAGCCAGTTTTGTAGAGCGGATGAGCTTAAGTGATATTTATCCTTCCCACCCGGTACTGTATCTCCGCGATGAGGTCATCAAACCACTGCATGAGTGCAAGACGCCGACGGAGATTATGAATATGCTGGCCAGGCGCCTAGCCGAACTGGGAGACCCTGACATTAAGGGCAGTGACTTCTGGGAGAAGTATCGCACCCAGGAGGATTTCGTCAACGAGATGCTGGCCCCGGCTCCGGGTTATTACAATATCGGTGAGCCTTTACCTTATCCCAATCTGCCTTACGGTTACAAGTTAATTGGCACCCCGGATTCGTTAGAAGCGGGGCGGGTCAAAATCGATCATGACAAGAAAGAGGTCACCGGTGAATTATTAACCGTAAAGTGGCTCCGAGAACACCAGGGCGTTGCCGTCTGGCCCATGAGCTGGTACCGCTACCGCAAATTTGATCCAGAAAAAGGCTATGTTCCCAATGGAATCTGGCCGCCTACGGATTCCAAACTTATTGAATTCAAATTTAACCGTTACGAGCAGTATAACAAACTTATAGATGAGAGCGGGGTAATACCTTTAGGTTTAAGGCAAGTAGGATTTGACCGCTATCCTTCGACCTTCTACTGGTTTGAGACCAAGTGGAACCCGTATACCAATCCTAAATACCAGAAGTATGCCGCGGAGTATCCTTTCCAGCTTATCTGCGGCCGGGTCCATCACGCCATGTCCGGAACCCAGATGGTGCCCTGGCTCAGCGAAACTCCAGTGGAAGGTACCTGGATGCCCCTTAATAACAGTTTCCAGTATAATATCGTTGATGCTAAAAGCGGCGGTCAATATATGACGGTACCCCATACTTTTAAACCCGGTACCTGGTGTGTGGGAACCATAATGATGAATATTGAAGACGGGAAAAAATTAGGTTTAAAGACGGGCGATATGGTGGTAGTAACCAACCCACTGGGTAAAGAGGTGCGGGGAAAAGTATTCCTGACGGAAGGCATACGGCCCGGGGTTATCAAGATGGGTTTTGGTACCGGCGGTCGTTTTTCCTCCGGGTTAGGGGCCACCTACCATCAGCGGGAATATACCCCCAATCATAATGAATTGGTAGATCCTGATTATCTTACCCCGATTATGGGCATGCCAACGTATGCCGATATGATAGTAAAAATAACCAAGGCCTAA
- a CDS encoding histidine kinase, with protein sequence MAYKLYLLFITLTLGETITAIIFFHAPPLITPLIFGGINALGLGALKALQGPPCSLTQSPVEKEEEIGGTEGIFASTLQIAHETLPVLRRGLNEVTAAKTAEIIQNITEVPAIAITDREHVLTFLGVGCDQHRAGDRILTEATKEVIATGKLKVVHTPQGLCCPRYNMGCNCPLKAAVIVPLKCREEIVGALKLYQTREGVFPPQIIRLAIGLADLLSLQIELAELDRQRQLLTEARLEALNAQINPHFFFNTLNTIISFSRTDPERARRLLIRLASLFRRTLNRRGSLTTLREELECVRTYLVLEKARFGNKFRYFQDVPINLLDYHIPVLSLQPLVENAINHGLLPKEGPGMIKISGRLSENELHLTVQDDGIGIPAEKIPLVLQPGYGSGNGVGLSNVNLRFQNLYGPEYGLRVESGVQGTTVYLRVPVLRPAIVKDATAKELLLNEA encoded by the coding sequence ATGGCTTATAAATTATACCTCCTCTTTATAACATTGACCCTGGGGGAAACTATAACTGCAATCATCTTTTTTCACGCCCCACCCTTAATCACCCCCCTTATTTTTGGGGGGATCAACGCCCTGGGGTTAGGAGCTTTAAAGGCTTTGCAGGGGCCCCCGTGCTCATTAACCCAGTCCCCGGTGGAAAAAGAGGAGGAAATCGGCGGGACGGAAGGTATTTTCGCTTCCACCCTGCAAATTGCCCATGAAACCCTGCCGGTATTACGCAGGGGTTTAAATGAAGTAACGGCTGCAAAGACAGCTGAAATTATCCAGAATATCACCGAAGTCCCGGCCATAGCCATAACCGACCGCGAACACGTGCTGACCTTCCTGGGGGTAGGCTGCGACCAGCACCGGGCCGGCGACCGGATTTTAACGGAAGCCACCAAAGAAGTCATCGCCACGGGCAAGTTGAAAGTCGTGCATACCCCCCAGGGGCTCTGCTGCCCGCGGTATAACATGGGCTGTAACTGCCCTTTAAAAGCAGCCGTGATCGTTCCTTTAAAATGCCGGGAAGAAATAGTCGGCGCTTTAAAGCTCTACCAGACCCGGGAAGGGGTCTTCCCGCCCCAGATCATCCGCCTGGCCATCGGCCTGGCCGATCTTTTAAGCCTGCAAATCGAGCTGGCCGAGCTGGACCGCCAGCGCCAGCTCCTGACTGAAGCCCGGCTGGAAGCATTGAACGCCCAGATCAACCCCCACTTCTTCTTTAATACCTTGAATACCATTATCAGCTTCAGCCGTACCGACCCGGAACGGGCACGCCGCCTGCTGATCCGCCTGGCTAGCCTCTTCCGCCGGACGTTGAACCGCCGCGGCAGCCTGACCACCCTGCGGGAAGAGCTGGAATGCGTTCGCACCTACCTGGTATTGGAAAAGGCCCGTTTCGGCAATAAATTTCGTTACTTCCAGGATGTCCCTATAAACCTGCTGGATTATCACATCCCCGTCCTCAGCCTGCAGCCCCTGGTGGAGAACGCCATCAACCACGGCCTGCTGCCTAAAGAAGGCCCCGGCATGATTAAAATCTCCGGCCGCCTGAGTGAAAACGAGCTCCATTTAACCGTGCAGGATGACGGGATCGGTATTCCGGCGGAAAAAATACCCCTGGTCCTTCAGCCGGGGTACGGCTCGGGCAACGGTGTGGGTTTAAGCAACGTCAACCTGCGTTTCCAGAACCTTTACGGCCCGGAGTACGGGCTGCGCGTGGAAAGCGGCGTACAAGGTACGACCGTTTACCTCCGGGTACCGGTCCTCCGGCCGGCTATCGTTAAAGACGCCACGGCAAAGGAGTTGCTGCTCAATGAAGCTTAA
- the nrfD gene encoding NrfD/PsrC family molybdoenzyme membrane anchor subunit, with the protein MIVNLTYTVVNAAPWNLLVPIYLFFLSISAGTIMVTSGSRLLGWEVYQPSQRQVGYLSLITLALAALILLFDLHQPLRFWHLFNPANFNVNSPMAWGAWLLLFFGLVLIFSLRPFTFHLSGSAGAEMAATGEGATHRSTLIIMFILSLLLAVYPGFELGVLQGKALLQSEILPAYFLTTTFLAGLAVTMLIGPGEGINVKARGLMLGGIIASLVWIISRTLLLAAGGQAGGLALRTWWSNPFFYLGEILLGLILPMGLLLAAKKPDIARFKFAAVLVLIGVFCMRYALLTAGNLAVLP; encoded by the coding sequence ATGATAGTCAACTTGACTTATACGGTAGTCAATGCTGCTCCCTGGAACTTGCTTGTACCTATATACTTGTTCTTTCTTAGTATTAGTGCCGGTACCATCATGGTAACGAGCGGAAGCCGGTTGCTGGGTTGGGAGGTTTACCAGCCATCGCAACGGCAGGTAGGTTATTTAAGTCTGATAACCCTTGCCCTGGCGGCGCTCATTTTACTTTTCGACCTGCACCAGCCTTTGCGCTTCTGGCATTTATTCAATCCCGCCAATTTTAATGTCAACTCGCCGATGGCCTGGGGGGCCTGGCTGTTGCTCTTTTTCGGCCTGGTCTTGATCTTTAGCCTGCGTCCTTTTACCTTCCATCTATCCGGTTCTGCCGGGGCAGAAATGGCTGCCACAGGGGAAGGAGCCACACACCGATCGACCTTGATTATCATGTTTATCCTGTCCTTATTGCTGGCAGTATATCCCGGTTTCGAGCTTGGTGTGCTGCAAGGTAAAGCCCTGTTGCAGAGCGAAATCCTGCCGGCATATTTCTTAACCACTACTTTCCTCGCCGGCCTGGCGGTGACGATGCTGATCGGTCCGGGCGAGGGGATAAACGTAAAGGCAAGGGGATTAATGCTGGGGGGCATTATTGCCAGCCTGGTCTGGATTATCTCCCGCACCTTGCTCCTGGCGGCCGGGGGACAGGCAGGCGGATTAGCCCTGCGCACCTGGTGGAGTAACCCTTTCTTTTACCTGGGCGAGATTCTTCTTGGACTTATCCTGCCCATGGGTTTGCTTCTTGCAGCAAAAAAACCGGATATTGCCAGGTTTAAGTTTGCCGCCGTACTGGTTTTAATCGGCGTTTTCTGCATGCGCTATGCCTTGCTTACGGCCGGAAACCTGGCGGTATTACCATAG
- a CDS encoding 4Fe-4S dicluster domain-containing protein produces the protein MPDAKPKKYGMVIDLRRCVGCMSCTISCKMENGIPFGFFRSWVNMAEKGKFPDVRRYFQPRLCNHCDKAPCVRVCPVKASYRREDGVVLIDRDRCIGCGYCVEACPYHARFINPNTKVADKCDFCRERIEKGLPPACVHNCMGKARIFGDLNDPQSDIARLLAVNPSRQLKVELGTMPHVYYIGLEEFLVMAKEGA, from the coding sequence GTGCCCGATGCTAAACCTAAAAAGTATGGAATGGTTATCGACCTGCGCCGCTGTGTAGGCTGCATGTCCTGCACCATAAGCTGTAAGATGGAAAATGGAATTCCTTTTGGTTTTTTTCGCTCCTGGGTAAATATGGCGGAAAAAGGCAAATTTCCCGACGTACGGCGCTATTTCCAACCGCGGCTCTGCAATCACTGCGATAAGGCGCCATGTGTCCGGGTATGCCCGGTGAAGGCTTCTTACCGGCGCGAAGACGGCGTGGTTTTAATTGACCGTGACCGTTGTATTGGGTGTGGATATTGCGTGGAAGCATGTCCTTACCATGCCCGATTTATTAACCCCAATACGAAAGTGGCCGACAAGTGTGATTTTTGCAGGGAAAGAATAGAAAAAGGGTTACCCCCGGCATGTGTGCACAACTGTATGGGTAAAGCCCGTATTTTTGGTGACTTGAATGATCCCCAAAGCGATATCGCCCGGCTGCTGGCGGTTAACCCGTCCCGGCAACTGAAGGTAGAATTGGGCACAATGCCCCATGTTTATTATATAGGCCTCGAGGAATTCCTGGTTATGGCTAAGGAGGGGGCATAA